In Clostridiisalibacter paucivorans DSM 22131, the sequence TTAGTCCTTTTTTTCCTCAGTAGGGCGATGAATACCATGCTTCTAGGGGAACAAACTGCTATAACACTGGGAATAAATATAAATGTAGTTCGAAGGATTATAATTGTAGTATCATCACTTACAGCAGGGGTTATAGTAGCTGTAAGTGGTTCTATAGGATTTGTTGGACTAATTATTCCCCATATAGTGAGAAATATTATGGGTTCTAACCATAGATGGGTAATTCCCATGTCATTGATAAGTGGAGCTATATTTGTAGTATGGGCAGATGTAGCAGCAAGACTGTTGGTAGCACCACAGGAATTGCCCATAGGTATAGTAACTTCCATGACAGGAGCTCCATTTTTTGTATGGTTATTGAAAAAAAATAATTATTCTTTTGGAGGTTAAATATATGCACCTCAAAGTTGAACAATTGAAGTATAGAGTTGAAGATAAAATAATATTAAAAGATATAGATATGTATGTAAATCCTGGAGAGTTTATTGGATTAGTTGGTCCAAACGGCAGCGGGAAATCTACTTTACTGAAAAATATTTATAAGGTTTTGAAGCCTACTGTGGGAAATATATATTTGGATGATTATAATCTAAATAATATGTCTAATAAAGAAGTATCTAAAAAGTTAGCTGTAGTATCCCAAGAATTTGATTCTGGATTTGATTTTTCTGTGGAAGAGATAGTAACTATGGGTAGATATCCTCAAAAAAGTTTTTATGAAACTAGTAATAAAGAAGATAGAGAGATAGTGTTAAATGCTTTAAGAAAAGTAGGGATGTTTGATTTTGTAGATAGAAGTTTTTTTAGCCTTTCTGGAGGAGAGAAGCAAAGGGTGCTCATAGCCAGAGCATTGGCTCAAAAAACGGATTTTATTATAATGGATGAACCAACAAATCATTTGGATATAGGATATCAGATACAAATAATGGATTTAATTAAAGACTTGCAGATAACCACATTGACGGCAATACATGATTTAAACATGGCTGTGATGTATTGTGACCGTATATATGTTATGAAGGAAGGAAAAATAATTATATCGGGTAATCCTAAAGACATATTAGATAGAGCATTGATAAAAGATGTGTTTAATGTAGATTCTCATATTAGATATAATGGGATGCTCAAAAGGATACAAATAGATTTTATTTCAAAGAAAGATAGAATGATTTGATTATAGTATAAAATCTCCTTAAAAATTTAAATTTTTAAGGAGATTTTTATGTCTAATATTCTATACCTTTGTTTTTAGATATATCATCTGAAATTATTGATGTTCCTTTAAGTACAGTACCTGATTCAACTGCAGGTTGAACTGATGGGTTGCTGGGATAATTTTCACCATCATGCTTAAGCCTTGCATAGAAACTTTCAATTCCTCCTCCAGCTACATGCATGATAATATCATTCCAGCCATTAGTTTTTTCTTCACTTATTATTATTGGATTATTAACTAGACTGAATTTAGATATAAATTCATATTCTCCATCTTCTGATGAAAAAATAGCTCCACTACATCCACCAGAACCACAAACTGGCATTCCAACAAGGAATACAAAGGTTTCAGGATTTTCGTCTCCGTTTAGGTCGATTTTGTTATAATAGTATCTAATATCATCTCTGTCTTTTTCTAATTCATAAACCTTGGAAAAGGCTTCTTCTAATTCTTCATCTCTTTTAGTTTCTGATTTAACATATTCTAGATTTGAAAAATCTATTTCATCGGTATTCTCAAATTTAAGTAAATCATCTTGAGATATGTCTTCGGACTCACTATTTTCTGCATTTTCGTTAGCATCTTCTGTATTAGAATTTCCAGCACAAGCGGTTAAGGAAAATACTAATAGCAGTAGAACAATTGAAATATAACTTCTTTTTTTCATTAAAATCACTCCTTAATCAATATTATATATATATTATAATGAGTATTAAAGTATTAAAATTTACAATAAAATTACATAATGATTACATATTATTTAAACTGATGATATAAGTATCATGATTTTTTAATGATTTAAAAATAGTTATGGGTTACAATATATATATAACATATGAAGAATGGAGGATTAAGAGATGAGAATATTTAAGAAAGGCACTACATATGCAGTGGGTATATCTATAGTAATTGCATTAGCTGTAATATTATTAATAGATAGTGATGCTCCTGAAATTTATGGGGAGTCAGCTATAGTAGTAGATATTGATAATAATAAAATAATTTATGCTAAGAATATAGATAAGAGACTATATCCTGCCAGTACTACTAAATTAATGACTGCATTGATTATGGCTGATAGAAAAACAGAGAATGATATTTTCAACTATAGTGAAAGGGTAAGGAAATTGGATGGCAGAAAATTAGTGCTACCTCCAGGAGAAAAAATTTCTGCCAAAGAGGCTATGAACGCTATGTTGATTTTTTCAGCTAATGATGTAGCCCATATGATAGGAGAAAATATTGGTGGTAGTGTAGAAAAATTTGCAGAAACTATGAATAAAAAGGCAATGGAATTAGATTTACAAGATACTAATTTTATGAATCCTAGTGGATTACCTGATGAAAATCATTATACTACGGCATTAGATCTATCTAAAATAGCAATGGAAGTAGCTAAATATCCATGGATTATGGACACTATATCTAAAGATGAGCATATGTTCATAACTGAGACTAGAAAGATACAAATTCCAATCAATAATACCAATCTTTTGTTGGGAATTAATGGATGTAATGGTGGGAAGACAGGTCATACCGATGCAGCAGGATGGTGCTTAGTTTCATTTTATGAAAGAGATGAGAAAAGACTAGTAGGGGTAGTTATGAAATCTCAAGATCAAGATACAGTATTTAAAGATATGGAAGTTATTATAGACTGGAGCTATGATAGGATAAAAGAAATAAAAAATATAAATATATTTAATATGTAACTTCTGTTACGGCAATATTTTTAAAGGGCTAGTAGAATAATGTTAAAGGTACAGATTTTTAACTGAATATGAATTATTATAGATTATTTAAAAGTTTAAAATCTTTGATAGTTATAGTTTTGGCATTAAAATCTATAAGTTTATCTTTCCGCATTTTATTTAATTCTCTAGACAATGAAGGTCTCCTGATACCGAACCTTTCGGCTAAAGCTTTTTTTGAAATATTAAGTTCTATAACTAAACTATTTTGTCTATAGTACTCATATATTAAAAAATCTATAATACGCTCTCTAATAGTTTTTAGTGAGATAGAGTTAATTTTATCTGTAAGTATAAGGGCTTTATCTGATGTAGATTTAAGAAAATTTACTAAGAAAAGTTCATGCTTTTGACAGAGTTTAATGATTAGCTCTTTTTTTATGTGCAGAATAATGGTATTAGATCTACAACTTATGGTCATTGGATAAATATTTTTACTAGAAAAAAGCAAATTCCCTCCAATAGTATTTGGTGCAGCAAAAGATGACAAAGTTAATACACTGCCCTTCTCATCTATTTTTTGAACAAAAAGTTCCCCTTCTAAAATTATATCCATAGTACTACATCTTTCATTTTGAAAATAAAGGATTTCATCTTTTTTATGCTTAGAGATTCTGCAAAGGGTAACATGGAAAAATGTTGATAGTTCTTCATTTGAGAACATGTTAAAAAGTTCCATATGAGATATTATATCAATATATTTTTTTATATGCATAAATTACCTCCATTAGTAACCAAGGTTACTGATTATTTGTTTATTTAAAATTATAATATAAAAAAGATATATTATAAAGAAAAATGAACAATTGGAGGTAAAAAAATGATGGAGTTTTTAAGATTAGATATTTTTACCATACTGTTATGGGTTATAACGGTTATGGCTTTTTTTATTTCATTATTAAAGGATAAAAATAAAACTTTAAAATCCATGGCAAAATCTAAAAAGATGATGAAGAATATGGTTAGTCAGATTATAGCCATACTTCTTTTGATAGGACTGATGTTAACTTTTATGCCACCTGAAATTATAAAAGATTATTTAGGTAATGAAAATTCTTTTATAGCCACAACCATATCAGCATTAATAGGTAGTATTACTTTAATACCTGCATTTGTAGCCTTTCCGTTGGTTGGATCCTTGGTAGATATGGGAGCTAGCTTAGTACCTGTAGCAGCTTTTTTAACCACATTAACCATGGTGGGTGTAGTAACTTTTCCCATTGAAAGGAAAGAATTTGGTATGAGGTTTGCTTTAATTAGAAATTCTATGAGTTTCATATTTGCTATATTGATAGCTATTATTATGGGGGTATTGATATGAAATTGATTAAAAAAACAAAAGAGAACAAGTTGATAACTGGTATTATATTTATTTATATATTATTGAGTTTTTTAAATATAGATAAGGCAACCACATCTATGAAAAATAGTACTTATTATATTATAGAAATGATTCAAATTCTTCCCATAGTATTTATAGTGACTGGATTAATAGAAGCCTGGATACCAAGGGAAATTATAATGAAAAACTTAGGAGAACAGTCTGGCCTAAAGGGAGGAATTATTTCTTTTGTTTTAGGTAGTATTTCTGCAGGACCTATATATGCAGCATTTCCCATAAGCAAACTACTTCTTAAAAAAGGAGCTAGTATATACAATATAGTAATTTTACTTAGCTCTTGGGCGGTGGTTAAAGTACCCATGCTAGCTAATGAAGCTAAATTTTTAGGACCAAGTTTTATGACTATAAGATGGATATTTACTATTATTTCTATATTTTTTATGGCCTATATAATATCTTTAATGGTTGACAAGAAAAATATACCGGAGTTACTAGAAAAGTCTACAAATATGAATCAAGATGGAAA encodes:
- a CDS encoding D-alanyl-D-alanine carboxypeptidase family protein, producing the protein MRIFKKGTTYAVGISIVIALAVILLIDSDAPEIYGESAIVVDIDNNKIIYAKNIDKRLYPASTTKLMTALIMADRKTENDIFNYSERVRKLDGRKLVLPPGEKISAKEAMNAMLIFSANDVAHMIGENIGGSVEKFAETMNKKAMELDLQDTNFMNPSGLPDENHYTTALDLSKIAMEVAKYPWIMDTISKDEHMFITETRKIQIPINNTNLLLGINGCNGGKTGHTDAAGWCLVSFYERDEKRLVGVVMKSQDQDTVFKDMEVIIDWSYDRIKEIKNINIFNM
- a CDS encoding permease; the encoded protein is MKLIKKTKENKLITGIIFIYILLSFLNIDKATTSMKNSTYYIIEMIQILPIVFIVTGLIEAWIPREIIMKNLGEQSGLKGGIISFVLGSISAGPIYAAFPISKLLLKKGASIYNIVILLSSWAVVKVPMLANEAKFLGPSFMTIRWIFTIISIFFMAYIISLMVDKKNIPELLEKSTNMNQDGNGEELS
- a CDS encoding permease codes for the protein MMEFLRLDIFTILLWVITVMAFFISLLKDKNKTLKSMAKSKKMMKNMVSQIIAILLLIGLMLTFMPPEIIKDYLGNENSFIATTISALIGSITLIPAFVAFPLVGSLVDMGASLVPVAAFLTTLTMVGVVTFPIERKEFGMRFALIRNSMSFIFAILIAIIMGVLI
- a CDS encoding ABC transporter ATP-binding protein, coding for MHLKVEQLKYRVEDKIILKDIDMYVNPGEFIGLVGPNGSGKSTLLKNIYKVLKPTVGNIYLDDYNLNNMSNKEVSKKLAVVSQEFDSGFDFSVEEIVTMGRYPQKSFYETSNKEDREIVLNALRKVGMFDFVDRSFFSLSGGEKQRVLIARALAQKTDFIIMDEPTNHLDIGYQIQIMDLIKDLQITTLTAIHDLNMAVMYCDRIYVMKEGKIIISGNPKDILDRALIKDVFNVDSHIRYNGMLKRIQIDFISKKDRMI
- a CDS encoding Crp/Fnr family transcriptional regulator gives rise to the protein MHIKKYIDIISHMELFNMFSNEELSTFFHVTLCRISKHKKDEILYFQNERCSTMDIILEGELFVQKIDEKGSVLTLSSFAAPNTIGGNLLFSSKNIYPMTISCRSNTIILHIKKELIIKLCQKHELFLVNFLKSTSDKALILTDKINSISLKTIRERIIDFLIYEYYRQNSLVIELNISKKALAERFGIRRPSLSRELNKMRKDKLIDFNAKTITIKDFKLLNNL